One Phycisphaerae bacterium genomic window carries:
- a CDS encoding AAA family ATPase, with protein MPAWKTLPTPAEIVQHLDRFVRGQARAKRDLASCVYRHYLALAYGENHPGSLSPFGKRHVLLLGPTGAGKTFLVTTLAEHLGVPVAFGSAASLVENGYVGEHLESVFRRLLSATRGSTELAERGIVFLDEIDKVRRQEVNSRDIAGEGVQTSLLAPLDGCPVEVRFDSVSGCTLNTSRMLFICTGAFSGLPELIRRRISAGSTFGFRVCEEDPSALSDDELLARGELQDLEAYGFIPEFLGRFAVISTVTSLSRDDLVGILRDTEESPLVRQRRWFAQHGVELLLSDDAFDAIVDIAIRNRTNARGLERILAKMLATLDFQLPELAASGVSSIRMDRKALLGQGEPLIRRGGSATRDTAAAANVLRTQVTGPQFTTLQELDRLGITVVGELARALQMSQPTLTGILDRLEKRGLATRTRGGADRRTVQAAITEEGKRVLRGTPSALQEGVRRELAKLDEWERTLMRAMLQRLAAIVSAALPKAADATRRSAETTPPAPQ; from the coding sequence ATGCCGGCGTGGAAGACTCTGCCGACTCCCGCGGAGATAGTGCAGCACCTCGATCGCTTTGTACGCGGACAGGCGCGGGCCAAGCGCGACCTCGCGTCGTGCGTCTACCGCCATTATCTCGCGCTCGCGTATGGCGAAAACCACCCAGGCTCGCTATCTCCGTTCGGTAAGCGGCACGTGTTGTTACTGGGGCCGACTGGCGCGGGCAAGACCTTCCTTGTGACCACGCTCGCCGAGCATCTTGGCGTGCCGGTTGCCTTCGGCAGCGCCGCGAGTCTGGTCGAGAACGGCTATGTCGGTGAACATCTCGAGTCCGTTTTTCGCCGATTGCTTTCGGCGACGCGCGGCAGCACGGAGCTCGCCGAGCGCGGCATCGTGTTCCTCGATGAAATCGACAAGGTCCGTCGTCAGGAGGTCAATTCTCGGGACATCGCCGGCGAGGGCGTGCAGACGAGCCTGCTGGCACCATTGGATGGTTGCCCGGTCGAGGTTCGCTTCGATTCGGTATCCGGATGCACGCTCAACACGTCCAGGATGCTGTTCATTTGTACCGGGGCGTTCAGCGGCCTGCCGGAACTGATTCGGCGTCGCATCAGCGCGGGGTCCACGTTCGGATTCCGCGTCTGCGAGGAGGATCCGTCGGCCCTGAGTGACGACGAGTTGCTCGCGCGTGGTGAGCTGCAGGACCTGGAGGCATACGGTTTCATCCCGGAGTTTCTGGGACGGTTCGCGGTGATCTCGACGGTCACATCGCTGAGTCGGGACGACCTGGTGGGCATCCTGCGCGACACGGAGGAATCGCCCTTGGTGCGGCAGCGCCGGTGGTTCGCGCAGCACGGGGTCGAACTGCTGCTATCCGATGATGCCTTCGACGCGATCGTTGACATCGCGATTCGCAACCGCACCAACGCTCGTGGGCTGGAACGGATCTTGGCCAAAATGCTGGCGACGTTAGATTTTCAGCTGCCGGAGCTGGCTGCGAGCGGCGTGAGTTCGATTCGCATGGATCGCAAGGCACTTCTGGGACAGGGTGAGCCGCTGATTCGGCGCGGGGGCTCTGCCACGCGCGACACTGCTGCGGCCGCCAACGTGCTGCGGACCCAGGTGACGGGACCCCAGTTCACGACGCTGCAGGAGCTGGATCGACTCGGGATCACCGTGGTCGGAGAGCTGGCCCGGGCACTCCAGATGAGCCAACCCACACTGACCGGCATCCTCGACCGACTCGAAAAGCGCGGTCTTGCCACGCGGACGCGCGGCGGCGCCGATCGCCGCACGGTGCAGGCTGCCATCACGGAGGAGGGGAAACGCGTCCTGCGCGGGACGCCCTCGGCGTTGCAGGAGGGCGTCCGTCGGGAACTGGCGAAGCTCGATGAGTGGGAGCGCACGTTAATGCGCGCGATGTTGCAACGGCTGGCCGCCATCGTAAGCGCTGCCCTGCCAAAAGCGGCAGACGCCACCCGCCGTTCGGCGGAGACAACGCCGCCCGCGCCCCAGTAA